From the genome of Drosophila melanogaster chromosome 2L, one region includes:
- the sick gene encoding sickie, isoform G produces the protein MSAVSASNRPPPSPISVPIYDGYATIRARGLTRSRSIRAESENGAQLPPVLQKPRRQRTISLRSNYSLPGGQPEEIYARAKPVRTPTIGDLEPIYTNPSAFRPLSDASSSSGGGSMPCDYQNVKKNSRFSLDSLQSSATPKTPDYNTAGEEEPIFLYTAPESPKRRLDSGIRSSYDSSDRGCYSPSPRMSFDMQERDCPRLRPSTLRHNSVGSTGNRRPMTLSLNETPRSPTGLPPPAPVRRESLYAKPKIYATPMRPPTSPRLNLYELPIVTQRSNSTELLERSCTSQSLATIDQDEMLVIPSAMPMLPNAVDRRYHTLGHMRVKSMGAGLHRSMDVPTGSMLDMASGGHWRYRAGNQSAGNIYASAEAAVSDLNRMAPEYMDPLDFKIGCQTTLRSKPLIPWYELAIRRDFKRQSCPPISGSGVGGGVCGSLTLATSPQEDHEQAHVVTAFEQSLSNMTNRLHQLTATAERKDGELTDMRQTIELLRKQSIQAGLTTAHMQSMGVQTQGQGQVQGQALGQALGQPGSDQKPPNSGSQRAINANNGSMPLGMQRQHSTDSMCSLNSISSGCSAAQDKNKANKKKGWLRSSFTKAFSRNAKISKTSRHVGHHHHHNHSQQELASGKLPLHNGHGEPLGLASLATQPAPPLPNSKQSSPAKTVTLIDNAKPIDAIDQEDQHVVEDLKKQLREKDLVLTDIRLEALSSASQLESLKEMMNKMRAEMMSLKHNNERLQKLVTTRSLAGSEASLGQAISPNGSVAGSSEVSRRYSLADSNSRPPMELPARLSEELELEEDCLPPAPAPEQPPPPAPNGVSVAPLSPSTHVDLTPPPPALEAAPMASPVHMASATEELADVCDGKKIAIACYLGQPEAFAKYCEELQELDGFYANGHEADSQSQSERKSNYTSASCNEFVIACTYISGKTTWQNLDYVVRKTFKDYVARIDPGTNLGLNTDSITSYHLGEAKRGPEMGFPELLPCGYIVGSVRTLYICLQGVGSLAFDSLIPRSIVHRYISLLTEHRRLILCGPSGTGKSYLARRLAEFLVARSARGNPSEAIATFNVDHKSSKDLRQYLGHIAEQAAIANGVSELPSVIILDNLHHASALGDVFSCLLSAGPANKLPCIIGTMSQATCNTTNLQLHHNFRWVLTANHMEPVKGFLGRFLRRRLFQLELQTQHPQPELAAVLAWLPSVWQHINRFLEVHSSSDVTIGPRLFLACPMDLKDSQVWFTDIWNYHLSPYLVEAVREGVQLYGRRGGAWNDPSAFIRNSYPWPYGPDSVPPLRQINAEDVGLEGVALTNGDQQDPLLNMLMRLQEAANYSEAQDQESDCASLDSNVTPESSAGAE, from the exons ATGTCGGCAGTCAGTGCGAGTAATAGGCCGCCTCCATCGCCGATATCGGTGCCTATATACGATGGCTATGCCACGATACGAGCCCGCGGATTAACCCGATCCCGATCGATAAGGGCGGAATCGGAAAATGGTGCCCAACTCCCGCCGGTCTTGCAGAAACCCCGAAGGCAGAGGACCATTTCCCTGAGGAGTAACTACAGTCTGCCGGGCGGTCAGCCGGAGGAGATCTATGCCAGGGCGAAACCTGTTAGAACGCCGACCATCGGGGATCTGGAACCTATATACACCAATCCCTCGGCGTTTCGTCCACTCTCGGATGCCTCGAGTTCCTCGGGAGGAGGCAGTATGCCCTGTGATTATCAGAATGTGAAGAAGAACTCCCGGTTCTCATTGGATTCGCTGCAGAGTAGTGCCACTCCAAAGACGCCCGACTACAATACTGCCGGTGAGGAGGAGCCCATCTTCCTGTACACTGCACCCGAGAGTCCGAAACGGAGACTGGACAGTGGAATCCGGAGCTCCTATGACAGTTCAGATCGCGGCTGCTACTCGCCATCGCCCAGGATGAGCTTCGACATGCAGGAGAGGGATTGCCCGCGTCTAAGACCGTCGACCTTGCGTCACAACTCGGTGGGTTCAACGGGCAATAGGCGTCCCATGACCTTGTCCCTGAACGAGACACCAAGGTCGCCCACGGGACTTCCACCACCGGCGCCAGTTCGTCGGGAAAGTCTCTATGCCAAGCCAAAGATTTATGCCACACCCATGCGACCGCCGACCAGTCCACGCCTTAATCTGTACGAGCTTCCAATTGTGACCCAAAGGAGCAACAGTACGGAACTGCTGGAGAGGTCCTGCACCAGTCAGAGTCTGGCCACCATCGACCAGGACGAGATGCTTGTGATCCCCAGTGCCATGCCCATGCTGCCCAATGCGGTAGATAGGCGATACCACACCCTGGGTCACATGAGGGTCAAGAGCATGGGCGCTGGACTGCATCGCAGCATGGATGTGCCCACGGGCTCCATGCTGGACATGGCCAGCGGCGGCCACTGGCGTTACAGGGCAGGCAATCAGTCCGCCGGAAACATTTACGCCTCCGCCGAGGCAGCCGTCAGCGATCTGAACCGCATGGCTCCGGAGTACATGGATCCGTTGGACTTTAAGATCGGATGCCAAACCACGTTGCGGAGTAAGCCCTTGATTCCCTGGTACGAGCTGGCAATCCGCAGGGATTTCAAGCGGCAATCTTGTCCGCCGATCAGTGGATCCGGCGTGGGAGGTGGAGTCTGTGGCTCTCTGACCTTGGCAACCTCGCCTCAGGAGGATCATGAACAG GCCCATGTGGTCACCGCCTTCGAGCAGTCGTTGTCCAACATGACCAACCGACTGCATCAGTTGACGGCGACGGCGGAGCGAAAGGACGGCGAGCTGACGGACATGCGGCAGACCATCGAGCTGCTGAGGAAGCAGTCCATCCAGGCGGGACTGACCACGGCGCACATGCAGAGCATGGGCGTCCAGACCCAGGGTCAAGGTCAGGTTCAGGGTCAGGCGCTGGGTCAGGCGCTGGGTCAGCCGGGTTCGGATCAGAAGCCACCGAACTCGGGTTCCCAACGCGCCATCAATGCCAACAATGGATCCATGCCACTGGGAATGCAGCGCCAGCACAGCACCGACTCCATGTGCTCGCTGAACTCCATCAGCTCGGGCTGCTCGGCGGCCCAGGACAAGAACAAGGCCAACAAGAAGAAGGGCTGGCTGCGGAGCAGCTTCACCAAGGCCTTTTCCCGCAATGCCAAGATCTCCAAGACGAGTCGTCATGTGggtcaccatcatcatcacaaCCACTCGCAGCAAGAGTTGGCCTCTGGGAAACTTCCCCTGCACAATGGTCACGGTGAACCCTTGGGACTGGCCTCGTTGGCCACTCAACCTGCTCCTCCCCTGCCGAATAGCAAGCAGAGCAGTCCCGCCAAGACCGTCACCCTCATAGACAATGCCAAGCCCATCGATGCCATTGACCAGGAGGATCAGCATGTGGTCGAGGACCTCAAGAAGCAGCTGCGCGAAAAGGATCTCGTCCTGACCGATATTCGCCTGGAGGCCTTGAGCTCGGCCTCCCAGTTGGAGAGCCTCAAGGAGATGATGAACAAGATGCGGGCGGAGATGATGTCCCTGAAGCACAACAATGAGCGTCTCCAGAAGCTGGTGACCACGCGATCCTTGGCTGGTTCGGAGGCCAGCTTGGGCCAGGCCATCAGTCCCAATGGATCAGTGGCTGGAAGCTCTGAGGTGTCGAGGCGCTACTCCCTCGCCGACAGCAACAGTCGCCCACCCATGGAACTCCCAGCTCGACTTAGTGAAGAACTTGAACTGGAGGAGGACTGTTTGCCACCTGCCCCGGCCCCCGaacaaccaccaccaccggcCCCCAATGGCGTCAGTGTGGCACCCCTTAGTCCCAGTACCCACGTAGACCTAACGCCACCGCCTCCTGCCTTGGAGGCGGCTCCTATGGCCAGTCCGGTGCACATGGCCAGTGCCACGGAGGAGTTGGCCGATGTGTGCGATGGCAAGAAGATAGCCATTGCCTGTTATCTGGGTCAGCCAGAGGCGTTTGCCAAGTACTGTGAGGAGCTGCAGGAGCTCGATGGCTTCTATGCCAATGGCCACGAGGCGGATAGCCAATCCCAAAGCGAGAGGAAGTCCAACTATACCAGCGCCAGCTGCAACGAGTTCGTCATAGCCTGCACCTATATATCCGGCAAGACGACGTGGCAGAATCTGGACTACGTGGTGCGCAAGACCTTCAAGGACTACGTGGCGCGCATTGATCCGGGCACCAATCTGGGTCTCAACACGGACTCCATTACCTCGTACCACCTAGGAGAGGCGAAACGGGGTCCCGAGATGGGATTCCCGGAACTCCTGCCCTGTGGTTACATAGTGGGCAGCGTGAGGACCCTATACATTTGCCTCCAGGGTGTGGGAAGTTTGGCTTTCGACAGCCTTATTCCGCGCAGCATTGTCCATCGATACATCAGCCTGCTCACGGAGCACCGACGTCTGATTCTGTGCGGACCCAGCGGCACTGGAAAGTCCTATCTGGCCCGTCGACTAGCCGAGTTCCTGGTAGCCCGCTCTGCCAGGGGCAATCCTTCGGAGGCCATTGCCACATTCAA TGTTGACCACAAGTCCTCGAAGGATCTGCGACAGTATCTGGGCCACATTGCCGAGCAGGCTGCCATTGCCAATGGAGTCTCCGAGCTTCCCTCTGTGATTATTTTGGACAACCTGCACCACGCCTCCGCCTTGGGCGACGTCTTCTCCTGTCTCCTGAGCGCTGGGCCCGCCAACAAGCTGCCCTGCATCATTGGCACCATGTCACAGGCCACTTGCAACACCACCAACCTGCAGCTGCACCACAATTTCCGATGG GTGCTCACAGCTAATCACATGGAGCCCGTGAAAGGCTTTCTGGGTCGCTTCCTGAGGCGTCGACTCTTCCAGCTGGAACTGCAGACGCAACATCCGCAGCCGGAGCTGGCGGCAGTGCTGGCCTGGTTGCCCTCCGTTTGGCAGCACATCAACCGATTCCTGGAGGTGCACAGCTCCAGTGATGTAACCATTGGGCCGAGGCTATTCCTCGCCTGCCCAATGGACCTGAAGGACTCGCAGGTGTGGTTCACCGACATCTGGAACTACCACCTCTCGCCATACTTGGTGGAGGCGGTGCGCGAGGGAGTTCAGCTCTATGGACGACGAGGAGGTGCCTGGAACGACCCCTCCGCCTTCATTAGGAACTCCTATCCGTGGCCATACGGTCCGGACTCAGTGCCTCCACTACGGCAAATCAATGCCGAGGATGTGGGACTCGAAGGCGTGGCCCTAACCAACGGTGACCAACAGGATCCCTTG CTCAACATGCTGATGCGCCTGCAGGAGGCGGCCAACTACTCGGAGGCCCAGGATCAGGAGTCCGATTGTGCCAGCCTGGACTCGAATGTTACGCCCGAAAGTTCCGCTGGAGCCGAGTGA